From a region of the Fischerella sp. JS2 genome:
- a CDS encoding ABC transporter substrate-binding protein has translation MSFASILPSIKRFRLLIILALITALVTVACNPSNYQTQAAQVPQMIVAVLGEPSTFNSALNESAYSVFGPLYDSLINENPLTNELEAGLAESWQVLDNGQRVVITLKKGLKWSDGKPMTADDIVFSYNDIYLNPKIPTPTKDSLRINERGDTPKVRKIDDLKVEFTVPEPFAPFLRWVGGITILPAHALKESVHTTDSSGNPKFLTMWTTGTDPKEIIGNGPYVMETYIPSQRVIFRRNPYYWRKDAQGNPQPYIERLIFQIIESTDNQLISFRSGQLDNLEVPPEGFSLLKREEKRANFKIYNGGPDTSTTFIAFNLSKAKNAKGQPFVNPIKSRWFNKKEFRQAIAYALDRETMKTNAFRGLGELQNSFVYVKSPYYLPPEKGLKVYNHDPEKAKKLLLQAGFKYNANQLVDEDGNRVRFTLLTNAERKVRGDMAAQIRQDLAKIGIQVDLQILSFNAYLEKLKVTQDWDCYLGGFAGGGVEPHSASNIWRIKGASHAFNLGPQPGDPPITGWVVSDWEKEIDRLYIKGAQEIDENKRKEIYYEYQRIASEQLPFIHLVERLDLQAVRDRFQGIKYTALGGPFWNLYELKIAEDN, from the coding sequence ATGAGTTTTGCTAGTATCCTTCCCTCTATTAAGCGTTTTCGCTTATTAATAATTCTGGCTTTAATCACAGCACTGGTAACTGTTGCTTGCAACCCGTCTAATTATCAAACACAAGCCGCTCAAGTGCCGCAAATGATTGTGGCTGTTTTGGGTGAGCCTTCCACTTTTAACTCAGCACTAAATGAGTCAGCATACAGTGTCTTTGGGCCTCTTTACGACTCATTAATTAACGAAAATCCTTTAACTAATGAGTTAGAAGCTGGTTTAGCTGAGTCTTGGCAAGTTCTTGACAATGGACAGCGAGTTGTCATCACTCTCAAAAAAGGACTCAAGTGGTCAGATGGTAAACCGATGACTGCTGATGATATTGTATTTAGCTACAATGACATCTATTTAAACCCCAAAATACCCACGCCGACGAAAGATTCTTTGAGAATAAATGAGCGTGGTGACACTCCCAAGGTACGCAAAATAGATGATCTCAAAGTAGAATTCACTGTACCGGAACCATTTGCTCCTTTTTTGAGATGGGTAGGTGGGATTACAATTTTGCCTGCTCATGCTCTCAAGGAATCTGTCCACACGACTGATTCTAGTGGTAATCCCAAGTTTCTAACAATGTGGACAACAGGCACTGATCCCAAAGAAATTATTGGTAATGGGCCTTATGTCATGGAAACCTATATTCCCAGTCAGCGAGTCATATTCCGACGCAATCCATACTATTGGCGCAAAGATGCTCAAGGAAATCCCCAACCTTACATAGAAAGGTTAATTTTCCAAATAATTGAATCGACTGATAACCAATTAATCAGTTTCCGCTCGGGCCAGCTGGATAATCTCGAAGTTCCTCCAGAAGGTTTTAGTTTATTGAAACGGGAAGAAAAACGGGCAAACTTTAAAATCTATAATGGTGGGCCAGATACTAGCACTACATTTATTGCTTTTAATCTCAGTAAAGCTAAGAATGCTAAAGGTCAGCCTTTTGTAAATCCAATTAAATCTCGTTGGTTTAATAAGAAGGAATTTAGACAAGCAATAGCCTATGCTCTTGACCGCGAAACAATGAAAACAAATGCATTTCGTGGTTTAGGTGAATTGCAAAATTCCTTCGTTTATGTCAAAAGCCCCTATTATCTGCCTCCAGAAAAAGGCTTAAAGGTTTACAATCATGATCCAGAAAAAGCCAAGAAATTACTTTTGCAAGCAGGGTTCAAATATAATGCAAATCAGCTAGTAGATGAAGATGGCAACCGAGTCAGATTCACCCTGCTGACAAATGCCGAAAGGAAAGTCAGGGGGGATATGGCAGCACAAATTAGGCAAGATTTAGCTAAGATTGGCATTCAAGTTGATTTGCAAATCCTCAGTTTCAACGCTTATTTGGAAAAACTAAAAGTTACCCAAGATTGGGATTGTTATCTTGGTGGTTTTGCTGGTGGTGGTGTTGAACCTCATAGTGCTAGTAACATCTGGAGAATTAAGGGTGCATCCCATGCATTTAATCTTGGCCCTCAACCAGGCGATCCGCCTATAACTGGTTGGGTAGTTTCTGATTGGGAAAAGGAAATAGACCGTCTTTATATTAAAGGCGCTCAAGAAATAGATGAAAACAAACGTAAGGAAATTTATTACGAGTATCAGCGCATAGCCTCAGAACAATTACCATTTATTCACTTGGTAGAAAGATTAGATTTGCAGGCAGTACGCGATCGCTTCCAAGGCATCAAGTATACCGCCCTTGGTGGCCCGTTTTGGAATCTTTATGAGTTAAAAATTGCTGAGGATAATTAA
- a CDS encoding aspartoacylase, which translates to MNKINHVAIVGATHGNEFTGAYLIKKFEQYPHLIQRSSFRIQTLLANPEAFKVGRRYIDKDLNRCFLNQDLQKLTLSSYEDIRAKAINQILGPKDNPQVDVILDLHTTTANMGLSIIIGNQHPFCLQLSAYLSEINPLVKVCLTTTDLDSSLLKSLCQYGFVIEVGPVAQGVLNADLFFKTERLIYTILDYLEAYNKNSISSVNHRLTLYQNIGTIDYPRNKLGEIQAMIHPQLQFRDYEPLHPGEPIFLSFDGQEITYEGESTVYPIFINEAAYYEKGIAICLTQKQEVTLNWE; encoded by the coding sequence ATGAATAAAATCAATCATGTTGCAATAGTTGGGGCAACTCACGGAAATGAATTTACAGGGGCATACCTAATCAAAAAATTTGAGCAGTATCCTCACCTAATTCAGCGATCCAGCTTTAGGATTCAAACTTTACTAGCCAATCCTGAAGCTTTCAAGGTTGGTAGACGTTATATTGACAAAGACTTGAATCGTTGCTTCCTTAATCAAGACTTACAAAAATTGACACTTTCTAGTTATGAAGACATTCGGGCAAAAGCTATCAACCAAATATTAGGGCCAAAAGATAATCCTCAAGTAGATGTGATATTAGATTTGCACACTACAACAGCAAATATGGGTTTAAGTATTATTATAGGTAACCAACATCCATTTTGTTTGCAATTATCTGCTTATCTAAGTGAAATCAATCCTCTAGTAAAAGTTTGTTTGACAACAACAGATCTAGATAGTTCTTTACTTAAATCTCTATGTCAGTACGGTTTTGTAATTGAAGTTGGCCCTGTCGCCCAAGGTGTTTTAAATGCAGATTTATTTTTCAAGACAGAGAGGCTTATTTACACCATTTTGGACTATTTAGAAGCATATAATAAAAATTCAATTTCATCAGTGAATCACAGACTAACACTTTATCAAAACATCGGGACTATCGATTATCCCAGAAATAAATTAGGAGAAATTCAGGCGATGATCCATCCCCAGCTTCAGTTTAGAGATTATGAACCTCTCCATCCTGGTGAGCCAATATTTCTCAGCTTTGATGGTCAAGAAATTACTTATGAAGGAGAATCAACTGTTTATCCAATTTTTATTAATGAAGCTGCTTACTATGAGAAGGGAATTGCCATTTGTTTAACTCAAAAACAGGAAGTGACTTTGAATTGGGAATAG
- a CDS encoding cyanophycinase: MPELQAKLLEMRTPQATKTAVLVIGGAEDKVHGREILRTFFARAGANDAHIAIIPSASREPSIIGGRYIRIFEDMGAKKVELLDIREREQCEYRDYQQSLEACTGIFLTGGDQLRLCGVLSDTPAMDIIRQRVRSGELTLAGTSAGAAVMGHHMIAGGGSGESPNRSLVDMATGLGFIPEVIVDQHFNNRNRMGRLMSAIASHPDRLGIGIDEDTCALFERDGWLQVLGKGSVTIIDPTEVTHTNEPHVGATEPLNLHNLRLHILSHGDRFHLYQRTVLPAVYRISS; encoded by the coding sequence ATGCCGGAATTACAAGCTAAATTGCTGGAAATGAGGACACCCCAAGCAACAAAAACTGCCGTTCTGGTGATCGGAGGCGCAGAAGACAAAGTCCATGGCCGCGAGATTTTGCGGACTTTTTTTGCTCGTGCTGGCGCTAATGATGCCCACATAGCAATTATTCCCTCTGCCTCTCGCGAACCCTCAATCATCGGTGGTCGGTATATCCGTATTTTTGAAGATATGGGTGCTAAAAAGGTTGAGCTTTTGGATATACGAGAAAGAGAGCAGTGTGAATACCGTGATTACCAACAGTCCCTGGAAGCTTGTACCGGGATTTTTTTAACAGGAGGTGATCAGTTACGATTGTGTGGCGTCTTGTCAGATACACCAGCAATGGATATTATCCGGCAGCGAGTTAGATCTGGAGAACTAACTCTCGCAGGTACTAGCGCAGGTGCAGCTGTCATGGGACATCACATGATTGCAGGCGGTGGTAGTGGTGAGTCACCCAATCGTTCCTTAGTGGACATGGCAACGGGTTTGGGATTTATACCTGAAGTGATTGTAGACCAACATTTTAACAATCGTAATCGCATGGGGCGTTTGATGAGCGCGATCGCTTCTCATCCAGATCGTCTTGGGATTGGCATTGATGAAGATACTTGTGCGTTGTTTGAACGTGATGGTTGGTTACAAGTTTTGGGCAAAGGTTCGGTTACAATAATAGATCCGACCGAAGTCACTCACACCAACGAACCCCATGTGGGAGCAACTGAACCTTTGAATCTTCACAATTTACGCCTGCATATCCTCAGTCATGGCGATCGCTTCCACCTTTACCAACGCACTGTTTTACCTGCTGTCTACCGCATCTCCAGCTGA
- the trmD gene encoding tRNA (guanosine(37)-N1)-methyltransferase TrmD, giving the protein MRFDIVTLFPDSFTSILNSGLIGKALSKQIAQVNLINPRDFTTDKHRKVDDEPYGGGVGMLMKPEPIFAAVESLPVLPRREVILMSPQGQTMNQLLLRELASNYDQLVVICGHYEGVDERVLHLVTREISLGDFILTGGEIPAMALINGVMRLLPGTVGKVESLKSESFEEGLLDYPQYTRPANFRGWKVPDVLLSGNHNEIAKWRLQQQIQRTGDRRPDLLKAWLEQKGGKMG; this is encoded by the coding sequence GTGCGCTTTGATATAGTTACGCTATTTCCTGATAGTTTTACCTCTATTCTGAATTCAGGGCTGATTGGTAAAGCCTTGTCTAAACAGATTGCTCAGGTAAATTTGATAAATCCCCGCGACTTTACTACTGATAAGCATCGCAAAGTCGATGATGAACCCTACGGTGGTGGTGTTGGAATGCTAATGAAGCCAGAACCAATTTTTGCCGCCGTTGAATCCCTGCCTGTTTTACCCAGAAGAGAGGTGATTCTGATGAGTCCCCAAGGACAAACAATGAATCAACTTCTGTTACGAGAGTTAGCAAGCAATTATGACCAATTGGTGGTAATTTGTGGTCACTATGAAGGTGTAGATGAGCGAGTACTACATTTAGTCACCCGTGAAATATCCTTGGGCGATTTTATTCTGACCGGTGGGGAAATTCCAGCAATGGCTTTGATTAATGGTGTAATGCGCCTATTACCAGGAACTGTTGGCAAAGTCGAGTCCCTCAAATCAGAAAGTTTTGAAGAAGGATTATTAGATTATCCCCAATACACCCGTCCAGCAAATTTCCGTGGTTGGAAAGTACCGGATGTACTGCTGTCTGGCAATCATAACGAAATTGCTAAGTGGCGATTGCAACAACAAATTCAAAGAACAGGCGATCGCCGTCCTGATTTGCTCAAAGCTTGGCTAGAGCAGAAGGGGGGGAAGATGGGGTGA
- the larB gene encoding nickel pincer cofactor biosynthesis protein LarB — translation MTNDENLRSLLQAVANGNVSLDVALDELKYLAYEPVGEFAKIDNHRTIRTGFPEVIWGPGKTPYQIAQIMETMRLRNSVVMATRIEPEIYAALQPKVRDLRYYESARICAIAPPNLEPRYPGTIGILSAGTADLPVAEEAAVTAELSGFRVQRLWDVGVAGIHRLLSNRRVIANASVLIVVAGMEGALPSVVAGLADCPVIAVPTSIGYGASFGGLAPLLTMLNSCAAGVGVVNIDNGFGAAVLAGQVLRTAEKLRMASSDS, via the coding sequence ATGACAAATGACGAAAATTTACGATCGCTCCTCCAAGCAGTTGCCAATGGTAATGTTTCCCTGGATGTCGCACTGGATGAACTTAAATATTTAGCTTATGAACCGGTGGGTGAGTTTGCCAAAATTGACAATCATCGTACTATCAGAACTGGTTTTCCGGAAGTGATTTGGGGTCCTGGCAAAACCCCCTATCAAATTGCTCAAATTATGGAGACAATGCGTCTACGTAACTCTGTAGTTATGGCAACTCGCATCGAACCGGAGATTTACGCAGCACTGCAACCCAAGGTAAGAGATTTACGATACTACGAATCAGCAAGAATTTGTGCGATCGCTCCCCCGAATCTTGAACCACGTTATCCCGGCACAATTGGCATTCTTTCTGCTGGTACAGCCGATTTACCTGTAGCTGAAGAAGCCGCTGTTACGGCAGAACTTTCTGGCTTTCGTGTCCAACGTCTCTGGGATGTAGGGGTTGCCGGCATACACCGCTTGCTAAGTAACCGCCGTGTGATTGCAAATGCCTCTGTGTTGATTGTCGTCGCAGGTATGGAGGGTGCTTTACCGAGTGTAGTAGCAGGTTTAGCAGACTGTCCGGTGATTGCTGTTCCTACTAGCATTGGTTACGGTGCAAGTTTTGGAGGTTTAGCACCTCTATTGACAATGCTCAACTCTTGTGCTGCTGGAGTTGGTGTAGTGAATATTGATAATGGCTTTGGTGCAGCAGTGCTAGCAGGACAAGTTTTGCGAACAGCCGAGAAATTGCGGATGGCATCATCTGATTCTTGA
- the argH gene encoding argininosuccinate lyase, with translation MTEQQTWSQRFESALHPAIARFNASISFDIELIEYDLTASVAHAQMLTKCGIISPEEGEQLVAGLEQIRQEYRQGKFNPGIEAEDVHFAVEHRLVEIIGNVGKKLHTGRSRNDQVGTDTRLYLRDQIQQIRKQLREFQSVLLNIAENHVETLIPGYTHLQRAQPLSLAHHLLAYFQMAQRDWERLGDVWKRVNISPLGCGALAGTTFPIDRHYTAQLLHFDSAYANSLDGVSDRDFAIEFLCAASLIMVHLSRLSEEIILWASEEFGFVTLKDSCATGSSIMPQKKNPDVPELVRGKTGRVFGHLQALLVIMKGLPLAYNKDLQEDKEGLFDSVKTVKACLEAMTILLREGLEFRTQRLAQAVCEDFSNATDVADYLAARGVPFREAYNLVGKVVKTSIAAGKLLKDLTLEEWKQLHPAFAADIYEAISPQQVVAARNSYGGTGFEQVRIALSNARTLIAE, from the coding sequence ATGACTGAACAGCAAACTTGGAGCCAGCGATTTGAATCAGCCTTGCATCCTGCGATCGCTCGTTTTAATGCAAGTATTAGTTTTGATATTGAATTAATAGAATATGACCTGACTGCTTCTGTTGCTCATGCTCAGATGCTAACTAAATGCGGGATCATTTCTCCAGAGGAGGGAGAGCAATTAGTTGCTGGTTTAGAACAAATCCGGCAAGAATATCGCCAAGGCAAGTTTAACCCTGGTATTGAAGCAGAAGACGTACATTTTGCTGTTGAGCATCGCCTTGTGGAAATTATTGGAAATGTAGGTAAAAAGTTACACACAGGACGCTCCCGGAATGACCAAGTAGGCACAGATACCAGATTATACCTACGTGATCAGATCCAACAAATTCGTAAGCAACTGCGAGAATTCCAAAGTGTCCTATTAAATATTGCTGAAAATCACGTTGAAACTTTAATACCTGGTTACACCCACCTGCAACGCGCTCAACCCCTGAGTTTGGCTCACCACTTGTTGGCATACTTTCAAATGGCACAACGAGACTGGGAACGCTTGGGAGATGTTTGGAAGCGAGTGAATATTTCTCCTTTGGGCTGTGGTGCTTTGGCAGGAACAACTTTCCCGATAGACCGCCATTACACAGCTCAACTCTTGCATTTTGATAGTGCTTATGCTAATAGCTTGGATGGGGTGAGCGATCGCGATTTTGCGATCGAATTTTTGTGTGCTGCCAGCTTAATTATGGTTCATCTGAGCCGACTTTCAGAAGAAATCATTCTTTGGGCGTCTGAAGAATTTGGTTTTGTCACCCTGAAAGATAGCTGTGCAACTGGTTCCAGCATCATGCCTCAAAAGAAAAACCCTGATGTCCCAGAATTAGTGCGGGGTAAAACTGGGCGTGTTTTTGGTCATCTCCAAGCTTTGTTGGTAATTATGAAGGGACTACCTTTGGCATATAACAAAGATTTACAAGAAGACAAAGAAGGTTTATTTGACAGTGTTAAAACTGTCAAAGCATGTCTAGAAGCAATGACAATTTTGCTACGAGAGGGTCTGGAATTTCGTACGCAACGTTTAGCACAAGCAGTATGTGAAGACTTCTCCAATGCTACCGACGTAGCAGATTATTTAGCAGCACGAGGTGTACCATTTCGAGAAGCATACAACCTTGTGGGCAAAGTAGTAAAAACTAGCATTGCTGCTGGCAAACTCCTTAAAGATTTAACCTTAGAAGAGTGGAAACAACTTCACCCAGCATTTGCAGCCGACATTTACGAAGCAATATCTCCTCAGCAAGTAGTTGCTGCCCGCAATAGCTACGGTGGTACAGGTTTTGAGCAGGTAAGAATAGCATTATCTAATGCCCGTACTCTAATTGCTGAATAG
- a CDS encoding mechanosensitive ion channel, translating to MNTTWQNITQVMGAGLWIRVETFLAQSPTLPPQDAGFNTYVQNSFQQIGAFLPRLLGAVLILLVGWLIAASVAAVTRGILNRTQIDNRIAAGVVGRGDSNELPQVEKLISNLVFWGILLLTLVAVLDTLELRVASQPLNAFLNQIGDFLPRLVGALIFAAVAWLVATVVKLITIRGLRALRIDERLNPPEDSSTTQNQLPLSDTIGNALYWFIFLLFLIPILDTLGLQRALQPVEVLVTEILAILPNILGAIIIAAVGWFLATVVQRIVTNLLAATGIDNFGTRVGLSRTAGTQPLSRIIGTIVYILILIPVAIAALNTLQIAAISVPAIAMLQQVLNVLPAIFTAIAILVLAYFLGRFVADLVTNILTSIGFNNILSVLGISPPPRRIVIPAEEPTAPTPPSRTPSEIAGIIVLVGIMLFATVAAVNILNIPALTVLVAGIVVVLGRILAGVIIFAIGLYLANLAFNIITSSGNPQARILGQVTRIAIITLVAAMALQQIGVAPDIVNLAFGLLLGAIAVAIALAFGLGSRDLAREQVQQWLESFKNRG from the coding sequence ATGAATACAACTTGGCAAAATATAACCCAAGTGATGGGAGCTGGTTTGTGGATTAGGGTAGAAACATTTTTAGCACAATCGCCTACATTACCACCACAAGACGCTGGATTCAACACTTATGTGCAAAACTCTTTCCAACAGATAGGTGCATTTCTGCCTCGGTTGTTGGGAGCAGTATTAATTTTGTTGGTTGGCTGGTTGATTGCTGCTAGTGTTGCTGCTGTGACGCGAGGAATTCTCAATCGCACGCAAATAGATAACCGCATAGCTGCTGGCGTAGTTGGACGTGGAGACAGCAATGAACTTCCTCAAGTAGAAAAATTAATTTCTAACTTGGTATTTTGGGGCATTCTACTGCTAACCTTAGTCGCCGTTCTAGACACATTGGAATTAAGGGTTGCTTCTCAACCGCTTAATGCTTTTCTCAATCAAATTGGTGACTTTTTACCCAGATTGGTGGGCGCGCTGATTTTTGCAGCAGTTGCTTGGTTAGTAGCCACTGTTGTCAAGCTAATCACAATTAGAGGACTGCGGGCGTTAAGAATAGACGAACGTTTAAATCCACCAGAAGATAGTAGTACTACTCAAAATCAATTACCTCTGAGCGATACGATTGGTAATGCTCTGTATTGGTTCATCTTTTTACTATTTCTGATTCCAATACTAGATACTCTGGGGTTACAACGGGCGCTACAACCAGTGGAAGTGCTGGTAACAGAGATTTTGGCGATTTTACCGAACATTCTTGGGGCAATAATAATTGCCGCAGTTGGTTGGTTTTTAGCGACTGTTGTCCAACGGATTGTCACAAATTTACTTGCAGCAACAGGAATTGACAATTTTGGAACTCGAGTAGGATTATCACGCACTGCGGGGACTCAACCTCTTTCCAGAATCATCGGCACAATTGTCTATATTCTGATTTTGATTCCTGTAGCGATCGCTGCTTTGAATACTCTGCAAATAGCAGCGATTTCAGTGCCGGCAATCGCGATGTTGCAACAAGTTCTCAATGTACTTCCCGCAATCTTCACAGCGATCGCCATTTTAGTTCTTGCCTATTTCTTGGGGCGGTTTGTGGCAGATTTAGTCACCAACATTTTGACCAGTATAGGTTTTAACAATATTTTGTCTGTCTTGGGAATATCACCACCTCCAAGACGAATTGTGATTCCTGCAGAAGAACCAACAGCACCAACTCCCCCCAGCCGCACCCCCTCGGAAATTGCGGGCATTATTGTATTAGTTGGGATTATGCTGTTTGCGACTGTGGCAGCAGTGAATATCCTTAATATCCCTGCCCTCACAGTGCTAGTAGCTGGGATTGTTGTCGTACTCGGACGAATTTTAGCTGGAGTGATTATATTTGCTATTGGTTTATACCTAGCCAATCTAGCTTTTAACATTATTACCAGTTCCGGTAATCCCCAAGCGAGAATTTTAGGTCAGGTGACACGGATAGCAATCATTACCCTAGTTGCCGCAATGGCATTACAACAAATCGGTGTTGCACCCGATATTGTCAATCTTGCCTTTGGCTTGCTACTAGGTGCGATCGCAGTGGCGATCGCTCTTGCCTTTGGTTTAGGATCTCGCGATCTCGCCAGAGAACAAGTGCAACAATGGTTGGAATCTTTCAAAAATAGAGGTTAA
- the ispF gene encoding 2-C-methyl-D-erythritol 2,4-cyclodiphosphate synthase, producing MNIRIGNGYDIHRLVSDRPLILGGINIPHSLGLLGHSDADVLTHAIMDAMLGSLSLGDIGHYFPPSDPQWAGADSLVLLSKVHQLIRSQGWQIGNIDSVVVAERPKLKPHIEKMKEKIAGVLQLQPNQVGIKATTNEKLGPVGEEQGICAYAVVLILQA from the coding sequence ATGAACATTCGGATTGGCAACGGTTATGATATTCATCGGCTAGTGAGCGATCGCCCTCTGATTCTTGGCGGTATCAATATTCCTCACTCTCTGGGTTTACTAGGGCATAGTGATGCTGATGTCCTCACCCACGCGATTATGGATGCGATGCTAGGATCTTTATCTTTAGGCGATATCGGACATTATTTTCCCCCTAGCGATCCGCAATGGGCAGGAGCTGATAGTTTGGTATTATTAAGTAAAGTCCACCAATTAATTCGCTCCCAAGGCTGGCAAATAGGCAATATAGACTCGGTGGTAGTAGCAGAACGCCCAAAATTAAAACCTCATATTGAAAAGATGAAGGAAAAAATTGCAGGAGTTTTGCAATTACAACCAAATCAAGTCGGAATTAAAGCTACTACCAATGAAAAACTAGGCCCTGTTGGAGAAGAACAAGGTATTTGCGCTTATGCAGTTGTTTTAATTTTACAAGCGTGA